A single genomic interval of Aphidius gifuensis isolate YNYX2018 linkage group LG6, ASM1490517v1, whole genome shotgun sequence harbors:
- the LOC122859137 gene encoding SCF E3 ubiquitin ligase complex F-box protein grrA-like — MSSKLINILDDDCLSIILSYLQPLELVEMKKVCQRWNYVAELVWIFIKKFECTNGVFGCKNNWQLVNFNQLEYVILNGGRYLTHLTLKNLCGSKIIPLIRDHCHNLVRLELVLNQETYSEDFDDAFTKMNQLNYISIDVDSGYNYTYLLTYEAIPSLHSSINEIHLPFKSLSDSRGNDQNMMWDSESFLFFIKNFNNLQALTFPYQSINDDSMSTILNFKTLLHLSLSNSEINSHCLIKLSNSINLEYLDLSYVNRVDDRVVLNIANNCCKLKYLNLKMCSLVTGESINKLTKLISLEHLFVEKLNLNKNCIYNIANNCKNLKSLNISESKNVKKSDIMKIGELKFLEHLELCNLESVDDDGLINIIHECCNLKYLDIKRCSNLTNKALVEIIIKLKKLQTLIVIGVQDIDDRFISRLRNLKYLNCSATKVTDIGIKKVIKNCPSIEKLSVCRTKITVDSLFFAAQETNKRSTNIILTIEVDCLIESKYIINSQTGSNVLLKIKGL, encoded by the exons atgtcaagtaaactgataaatatacttgatgatgattgtttatcaataatattatcgtaTCTTCAACCATTAGAActtgttgaaatgaaaaaag tttgtcaACGCTGGAATTATGTGGCAGAGTTAGtttggatttttattaaaaaatttgaatgtaCTAATGGAGTTTTtggctgtaaaaataattggcaattggtaaattttaatcaattagaatatgtcattttaaatggtggtcgttatttaacacatttaacattaaaaaatttatgtggaTCTAAAATTATACCATTGATACGTGATCATTGTCACAATCTTGTTAGACTTGAATTAGTTTTAAATCAAGAAACATATTCCGAAGATTTTGATGATGCATTTACTAAAATGAATCAACTAAATTACATATCAATTGATGTAGATTCAGGATATAATTACACTTATCTATTGACGTATGAAGCTATTCCATCTCTTCATTCATCTAtcaatgaaattcatttaccATTTAAATCATTGAGTGATTCTCGTGGAAATGATCAAAATATGATGTGGGATTCt gagtcctttctattttttataaaaaattttaataatcttcAAGCATTGACATTTCCTTATCAATCCATAAATGATGATAGTATgtcaacaatattaaattttaaaacattattacaTTTGTCATTGAGCAATTCAGAAATTAATAGTcattgtttgataaaattatctaattcaattaatttagaaTATTTAGATTTATCATATGTGAATAGGGTTGATGATCGTGTAGTTTTGAATATTGCTAAcaattgttgtaaattaaaatatttgaatttaaaaatgtgcTCATTAGTTACTGGAGAATCgataaacaaattaacaaaactCATAAGTTTGGaacatttatttgttgaaaagttaaatctcaataaaaattgtatttataatattgcaaataattgcaaaaatttaaagagtttaaatatatctgaaagtaaaaatgtgaaaaaatcagatataatgaaaattggtgaattaaaatttttagaacaTTTGGAGCTTTGTAATTTAGAaagtgttgatgatgatggattgataaatattattcatgaaTGTTGTAACTTAAAATACTTGGATATAAAAAGATGCTCCAATTTAACTAATAAAGCTCTTGTtgagattattataaaattaaaaaaattacaaacactTATAGTAATTGGTGTTCAAGATATCGATGATAGATTTATTTCTCGTTTAcgcaatttaaaatatttaaattgcagTGCAACTAAAGTAACTGATATTGgcattaaaaaagttattaaaaattgtccaagtattgaaaaattatctgtTTGTCGTACTAAAATCACTGTTGACAGTCTATTTTTTGCTGCTCAAGAAACAAATAAACGTTCAACTAATATCATTTTAACAATTGAAGTTGATTGTCTCATTGAAAGCAAATATATCATAAATTCTCAAACTGGTTCAAatgttttgttaaaaattaaaggattataa
- the LOC122859135 gene encoding sorting nexin-7-like — MMTPSDIDNEDFDVKSSNDNSAILEVSSIATGAIVKQESRDLDYVNNSNYSTSVDGSMIASPSIDSFSTLPDQETSDFPDDNKDLQVKVDNPQKHPETLETFITFRITTRTTRAEFEESEYVVQRRYNDFFWLRQKLVDLYPSHIIPPMPGKHSLLGQLDRYSKEFIIARMKQLHIFLNRIVNHPILSCDREFRAFLTAKPTEFSVIRKNRGNGLVKQTDSLQNLAGTYSLKNRNLEFERVRDYCNSLNEKLNHIDKINCRIYRERQDYVAELQQFYPIFNQWSLSEPELSSLLTSISKVIEENVASNKKLNENVPNDEREYVAYVESVKDALNRRDTMQIEYELTADELSKRRSERDQLVELANGTTRSQSWSGSIWKSESRDEKLERLTQTVPRLAKRTEILQDRLECANENLRSDIDRWTVEKQSDLKTMLLTMADRQIKHYQDCMNNWEDLLSGLKFNDPSVDVKNIDKNKITV, encoded by the exons atgatgacaCCATCAGATATTGACAATGAAGATTTTGATGTTAAATCGAGTAATGATAATTCGGCAATTCTCGAGGTCAGTTCAATTGCAACTGGTGCAATTGTTAAACAAGAATCTCGTGACCTAGattatgttaataattcaaattacaGTACATCTGTTGATGGCTCAATG attgCTTCACCATCAATTGATAGTTTTTCAACATTACCTGATCAAGAAACATCTGATTTTCCTGATGACAATAAAGATTTACAAGTTAAAGTTGATAATCCACAGAAACATCCTGAGACACTTGAAACTTTTATTACGTTTCGCATAACAACTAGG acAACAAGAGCAGAGTTTGAAGAAAGTGAATATGTTGTTCAAAGACGttacaatgattttttttggttgCGACAAAAATTGGTTGATTTATATCCATCTCACATCATTCca CCAATGCCAGGTAAACACAGTTTATTGGGACAACTTGATAGATACTCCAAAGAATTTATCATTGCAAGAATGAAACAattgcatatatttttaaatcgcaTTGTTAATCATCCAATTCTCAGTTGTGATAGAGAGTTCAGAGCTTTTTTAACAGCTAAACCAACT GAATTTTCAGTTATTCGTAAAAATCGAGGAAATGGTCTTGTTAAACAGACAGATTCATTGCAAAATTTAGCTGGTACTTATTCCTTAAAAAATCGTAATTTAGAATTTGAACGTGTTAGAGATTATTGTAAttcattgaatgaaaaattaaatcatattgataaaattaattgtcgtATTTACAGAGAACGTCAAG ATTATGTAGCTGaacttcaacaattttatccAATATTTAATCAGTGGTCATTATCAGAGCCAGAATTATCATCGTTACTCACAAGtatatcaaaagttattgAGGAAAATGTGGCttcgaataaaaaacttaatgAAAATGTACCTAATGATGAACGTGAATATGTTGCTTATGTTGAATCAGTTAAAGATGCTTTAAATCGACGTGATACAATGCAAATTGAATATGAATTAACTGctgatgaattatcaaaaagacGATCGGAAAGAGATCAG CTAGTGGAATTGGCAAATGGTACAACAAGAAGTCAAAGTTGGAGTGGTTCAATATGGAAAAGTGAATCCCgtgatgaaaaattagaaagaCTAACTCAAACAGTTCCACGTTTAGCAAAACGTACTGAAATACTTCAAGATCGTCTTGAATGTGCAAATGAAAATCTAAGAAGTGACATTGATCGTTGGACAGTTGAAAAACAAAGTGATTTAAAAACCATGCTATTAACAATGGCCGATCgtcaaataaaacattatcaaGACTGTATGAACAATTGGGAAGATTTATTATCTggtttaaaattcaatgatcCATCAGTTGACGTTAAAAacattgacaaaaataaaataactgtataa